The following coding sequences lie in one Pempheris klunzingeri isolate RE-2024b chromosome 13, fPemKlu1.hap1, whole genome shotgun sequence genomic window:
- the atp5if1b gene encoding ATPase inhibitor B, mitochondrial, giving the protein MARFLRPNIRRFVTSQLRMSSDQLGELGKGAGKGGGGGGSIREAGGAMGKKQAAEEEMYFKRKEQEQLAALKQHHQEEIDHHKKEIERLQREIDRHKGKIRKLKHDD; this is encoded by the exons ATGGCGAGGTTTCTGAGGCCTAACATCAGGAGATTTGTCACCTCACAGCTGAGAATGTCTTCAGACCAG CTGGGTGAGCTTGGTAAAGGTGCAGGAaaaggtggtggaggtggagggtcCATCAGAGAGGCAGGCGGAGCCATGGGGAAGAAGCAGGCCGCTGAGGAGGAGATGTATTTCAA GCGTaaggagcaggagcagctggCTGCCCTGAAGCAGCACCACCAGGAGGAAATTGACCACCACAAAAAGGAGATTGAACGTCTGCAGCGTGAGATTGACCGCCACAAGGGAAAGATCAGGAAGCTGAAGCACGACGACTGA